The following nucleotide sequence is from Thermodesulfobacteriota bacterium.
CCTAAAAGTCAAAGAATTGAGGTTCAAGCAGGAAAAGATGAGACCCCAGGACCAGAGTGAAGATTTAGTTGACCTGGACGATGCCCGGGCCAGGGAATACACCCGGTTGGGCGACCTTCTCGGTATCCGAGGAAGGGTTAAAGCCGCCGCCTATGAATATGAAAAAGCACTCCACTTCGACAAAGACTCTCCAATCATCATAAATCGCCTGGCTTCAGCCCAAATCTCCCAAGGCGAATATGATGAAGCAAAAAAGAGGCTGGCGGCATCGCTCGAGCTATATCCGGAATATGTGGATACCCACGTCAACCTCGGTAGGATATACATGAATAAAGGAAAATTAAACGAGGCCGAAAAAGCCTACCGGGAGGCTATAGCCATAAATCCCTTCAATCCGGAAATTCACATAGCCCTAGCCACCGTCTACAACAAGCTGGGATTAACCGACCTGGAAGAGCGTGAGAAAGATATACTGGCAACACTTCTTAAAGATGAGCCACGAATAGACACGAATGAAGGCGAATGAAAACAAACCAGATGCGTGATACAATACCTGGTCGTGAGCTCGGTCAAACGATACAAGATGCATGATGCACGACGTAAAAGAAGCTTTTCACAATCCTGCATCATGTATCCTGTATCATGCATCATACACCGTCTCATTCCCTCAAAGACTGTAGGTGCGTAGATAAGAATTAGAGCGAGGAAATAAATGACCGCATACGAACATGGAAGCGAAAGGGATGTAGAGAAGGTAACCCAACTGGCCAGGGTTAGAAAGGATATTCTCCAGGAAATCAGCAAAGTAATAGTCGGCCAGAAAAATGTCATAGAACATCTGCTTATATCCCTGATGTCATCGGGACATTCGCTTTTTGTCGGAGTCCCGGGGCTGGCAAAAACCTTGCTCGTCAGCACTTTGTCCGACGTTCTCAATTTAAGATTTAACAGAATCCAGTTCACACCCGACCTGATGCCTTCGGATATTACCGGCTCTGAAGTTCTAGAACACGACACATCCACCGGAAAGAGGTTTTTCAAATTCATCCACGGTCCGATCTTTTGCAACATACTCCTGGCCGACGAAATAAACAGGGCCTCACCTAAAACCCAAGCGGCCCTCCTCCAAGCCATGCAGGAAAGAAAAGTAACCGTGGGCGGTGAAACCTACCGGCTCGAGCCTCCCTTCTTGGTTTTTGCCACTCAAAACCCCATCGAACAGGAAGGCACCTATCCCCTTCCGGAAGCGGAGCTTGACCGCTTCATGTTCCAAATAGACGTCGACTATCCCACGATGAATGAAGAGGTAGAGATCGTAAGAACTACGATCGGGGCATACAGGCCCGAGCTTAGGAAGGTACTCGATGCTTCCATGATTTTTGAATACCAGGACCTGGTTCACCGGGTTCCGGTATCCGAGCACGTTGCCGCCTATGCAGTGAAGTTAGCCCGGGCTACCCGGCCCAGCGAACCGGACAGTCCTGAATTCATCAAGAAGTGGGTCTCTTGGGGGGTCGGCCCCAGGGCTTCACAATTCTTGATCCTGGGAAGCAAAGCAAGGGCGGTGCTTGACGGCCGCTATACACCAAGTACCGAGGACGTAAAATTCCTTGCGCCTTCGGTCCTGAAGCACCGGATTGTCCTCAATTTCCGTGCTGAAGCCGAGGGAATGAAGCCCATGGATGTCATCAAGGAGATCCTGGATAAGGTTGAATTAAATGTCTAGCCATCAACGAACATGTCGTTACATCAAATCGGCGAACATCTTACGGTAATGCCGATACCAATCGCTCTGAAATCTCTCTTCCGGGTCATATTTCTTCTTTAGCTTTAGGAACTCAGGAAAGTTGGGATAGCAGGACAGCACCTGCCGGAGAGTGGCGTACTTGTGGTAGGTTAAATAATAGCTTCCTCCATACTGTATTCCCCGGTCTATCAGACGGCGGAAATCGTTAGCCGCCCTTTCCAGCCCCGGTGCATTATGTATGACATGTAAATTGAATATCACACAGGCATAAGACTCCTTTGCCCAGGCTAGAAAACTCTCTTCGTCCTTTTCGATAAGACGTATAGTCCCATAGACTAGGTCAACATTATTTTCTAGGAAGTCATTACGAACGTCCTCCATGAAGCTGACCAGGGCATTCCTGGGCACATAGATTTCGGTAATCATCTCCGTTGCCCTATCCTTGGAGCCCAACTGCCTGTCCAAAAGCCGGTGATAATCATCTATGTACGTGCTTAACTGATGGGTGTCAGACCAGTATATTTGACCGGAAGTAGAGAGATAATGGGCGGAGTAAAGTTCAAACGCCTTTTTTTTGTTCGTGTGCGCCAAGTGGATAAGCCTCTTCCAGTCTTCGGCGGAAAGAGACCTCTGCCCTTCCGCAATTAGAGTATCCTCCGACACCGGCTCATAGCATGAGAAAACGCCCTTACTCAGAAAGCAGTCGGAATCAGAGTCGGTATTGTACTGGAAATCCCCATACAAAAAGCCCTCCTCGATGCGATGCTCGAACGACGGAATAAGTTCTTTAATATCGATAACCTCGACCACTCTCCTGAGCTTTCGGCGAGGCGTGAGTCGGAGTCTTACCGAATAGATTATTCCAAATAGGCCATAACCACCGACCACGAGCCTAAAGAGTTCAGGGTTTTGCGTGCGACTGCATAGGTGGAGCTTAGAATTTTCATCGATAAGAACGAGTGACTCCACATCCTGTATTATAGGCTTGAAGCATAAACCCCGGCCATGAATGTTTGCGCCTATAGCCCCACCTATGCTCAGACGATCTGCACCCGTCTGCTTCTGAGTAATACCCCACTTTGTCAACCGGCCCTCCCGAGCTTTATGCAAATATTCAATCAATTCGGGCCACTTGATTCCGGCTTCCACTTCCAAAATACCTTCTTTGGAATCAAAATCTAATACCCGATTAAGCTTTGTGGTATCTATGAGCACGGTATCGGTTCCGAACTGCTGTCCTCCCATTGCATGTCTTCCGCCGGAGATAGAAATGGTTTTACCTCCTTGCCTGGCCTCTCTTACGATACTCTGAATGGCTTCCGCCGAGTCCACTGGTACAATCCGGCTCACTAAGACCGGGTTTAGCTTTGAATGTATGTCGTTGACTAGAAAGCCCCCGCTTTTCTGCATCCTTTTAGGGTGTTTGCGGAATCGGGCTACCTGATTACCTGCCCCTTTCCTATTTTCTCGTCCGACTATCATGTCCGTGTTCTCCTCGTCTTTATTTAAGTCTAATAATAAGTGAATATTCACTCACTTATTTCAGTGTATTACTTTCTTTGTCCTCTGTCAAGGCTGGATCATAAACAGGTAATGCCTGCAGACGGCTGGCTTGGTGATGGCGGGATGGGGAAAACTTGAATAAATAGACCCGTTCGTCCTTAGTTTACCGAAGGGCTCACCATGAAGACAGGTCTAGAACTTTCAGTAACACCACGCCCTTCATCTTGAGCGGAGACGGAGGATGAAGCGGTCGAAGGGCGAACACCGCCAGCTTCAAATCATCCTTCTACCCTTCGGTCTTAATCAGTATGAACTAAGGCTTAAGCAACGCTGATGAACCTGAATAGATTGCTCCATCGTTTAATTTCTACAACCGACAAGAACCGAGTTATCTCATGACAAGCCGCCTTCTTTCGTCAACGATGAAATCCATTATTTTTGACAAGTATAATCGACAAGGATTTATATATCATTCACAGATATATTGATTTGGATGTCAATAACGCAGCAAACTTAAAAAGAAGTATTAGATGTTCAAGGGCGTTTTATTTATCCAAAAGCCTTGCTTTACCGGGGTACGCTACATTCTTGTCCAAAAGCTCGGCTGGGTGATCTCTAGCCGCTATCCGCTCTTCAAATTTTGATTTTATTAGCTCGCTGACCGTCGGCTCCATCCGCGAGAGGAAAGGCTTTGGATAAATACCCATTACGAAAAACATGACCGCTAGGGGAAGGAGAACCATGATTTCTCTAACGCTGAGGTCTCTTAAAACCTTGTTTTCCGGCTTATCCAGCGGCCCAAACATCACTCTTTGATAGGCCCAGAGCATATAAACCGCACCTAGTATCAAACCGGTGGCACCGAGGGCTGAATAGATATAACTCGACCTAAACACGCCCAACAAAATCAGGAACTCGCCCACGAAGCCGTTCAGAAGGGGAAGGCCGATAGAAGAGAGGGTGGCCAGCATAAAAAAAGCCGCAAATATGGGCATGACCTTTGAAATCCCGCCAAACTCGGCCATGAGCTTCGTATGCCTCCTTTCGTAAATCATCCCTACTATCAGGAAGAGGGCGCCGGTAGAAATACCGTGGTTGAGCATTTGGTATATTCCGCCCTGTATGCCTTGAATGTTGAGGACAAATATCCCAAGCATAACCAGCCCGAGGTGGCTTACGCTGGAATAAGCCACGAGCTTCTTCAGGTCGGACTGGGCAAAGGCAACCATCGCCCCATAAATGACCCCTATGATTGCTATCACACTTAAAATGGGAAGTAAGTCCAGCGTGGCCTCCGGAAAAAGAGGCAGCAGGAAACGGAGGAAACCGTAGGTACCCATTTTAAGGAGAATTCCGGCCAGTATTACGCTTCCCGCAGTGGGGGCTTCGACGTGGGCATCGGGAAGCCAGGTATGGAGCGGAAACATGGGCACCTTTATGGCAAAAGCTAGGAAGAACGCTAAAAAGGCCAAACCCTGAGGACTGAATATACCCAAATAAGGGATGTTCAGCTTGTAGAAATCCATTACGTCCATGGAAGAAACCCCGAACTGGTCGAGGTGGAGAATGTAGAGATAAAAAATGGCAATAAGCATCAGGGCGCTGCCGAAAGCGGTATAGATGAAGAATTTTATGGCGGCGTAGATCCTGCGGTCTGCCCCCCAGATTCCGATGAGGAAATACATCGGTATCAGCACCGCTTCCCAGAATATGAAGAAGAGAATCATATCTAGGGCCAGGAAAGTGCCGATAAGCGCCGTCTCCAATACCAGCATGAGAATGAGGAACTCCCTCATCCCCCTATGAATGGCGTTCCAGGCGCTGAGGATGGTTATGGGCATGATGAAAGTGGTGAGGAGGACGAGGAATAGGCTTATGCCGTCTATTCCCAGGTGATAGCTCACCCCCAGGCTCTCTATCCAGGGAGCTTTGACCTCAAATTGCATTCCGGCGTATCCGAGCTTGAAGTTAGTGAATAAAGGTATAGATATCAAGAACTCGATGATACTGACCACAAGCGCGCCTATTTTCATAGGTTCTTCGGAATCTTTGTATACCAAGGACAATGCTACCACTAGAAGTATCCCAACTAGGGGAAAGAACGTGACAATGGTTAGAATTCCACCGGGTAATGATTCCAATTTCTTAGTGGTCCTCCTGGGAAGTTTTTCTGATTTAGCGGCTTTTAAATATACATTGGAGACTAGGGGTTCTCAAGGAGAAGAAGAGTGAAAGACTCCATTCAATTACGGAAAGCTGGGGCTTACACAGTATACTTAACATTCTTAGCATCTACTACGTTGAGATTGAAGAAAGCAATATACCTAAGGTTGAGAGCGTTAGTCCGAAACGTATACGCTCTGTTATCTGCGATTCGAATACTAGTATAATTTTTTACGTTGCTTCGATATTATAAATTCCAACCAAAGCAACACCTTCTTTAGAAATACCAACTCTCTTAACTTCTTCTATTGCTTTTATAACATGCTTCTTCTTTATGTTTTGAGGAATCATACCATTACATTTATTCAAGACTCTTAGTAATCTTTTTTCTGCAGGTCTTTGAACTGGTTTCATGCATAAAATATCACAAAATACAGCCTGATTTCAAAAAGGTTTCTGCATTTTGACTACTTTATAAACTGTATAACCGATACGATTTCAGTTATGGCTGAGACTGCCGAATACTGGTACCAAATCCGACTAATATGTATCTATAGGCTACGCTGAATCCTTCACCATACTCATAGCTCGTCCTAAGCAATTTCGATAAACCTAGTGTAAACTCTGGGAAGCATCCAAACAGAATAGAGATTCTTCGCTCAGCCTGCACTGAATGAAGTGAATGTGCTCAGAATGACACACTCAATGTTCAGTCGGATTCGGTTTGACAAATAAAAGTGCTAGTCCTAATATAAATGTATCATGAGAGCAAAAGTCTTAGCTAAGAAAACGAAGCAAGATGCCGACTATATATACCTTAAAATCAGCCGAGATACCCTGGAGACCCTTTGTGATGCAGCAGGGCTTTATCGCCAGGAGTTCTTAGATTTATTAGATGAATCAGAGAAAGACCATCGCACAGGCCGGGTCACCAGACGGAAGTCACTTCACGAACTAATCCCGAAAAAATGAATGATTGAGATTTCAACTACGAAAACTTTTGATCGGCTGTTTCAAAAGCTACCTAGAAAGATTCAGCTTAAAGCAGCTAAGAAAACGGACCTTTTTAAACAAAATCCCTTCAATCCGATCCTCAGGACAGAAAAGTTGCATCCACCTAAGCATGATGTCCGGGTTTTCGTCTGGACATTCATTAGCGAATTGTGTTCAAGTTTGTTGGATCAAATCAGGCAGAGTTTCAGTTCATCGGACATCATAATAAGATCTATAATTATGACATTTTCAGATAATTCTTGCCCTGTTGCATTTAAATACACACATAGAAAATTCCTATTTCTCAAAAAGCTTCTTGTACTCCCCGTAGCCCTCCTTCTCCAGGTCCTCTTTGGGAATAAAGCGAAGAGAGGCGGAGTTTATGCAATAACGAAGCCCGGTAGGCTCAGGCCCGTCGTCGAAAACGTGTCCTAAATGGGAATCGGCGTGCCTGCTTCTCACCTCTGTTCTTGTCATGAATAAGCTTCTGTCCTCTCTCTCTACGACATTTTCCGGCTCGAGCGGCTGGGTGAAGCTTGGCCAGCCCGTTCCCGAATCATATTTATCCAACGAGCTGAAAAGGGGTTCGCCGGAGACAATGTCCACGTAGATTCCTTCCTTTTTGTTATTCCAATACTCATTGCTGAAAGGCCTCTCCGTACCCTCTTCCTGCGTGACCTGGTACTGTAGCGGTGTTAATTTCTTCTTTAGCTCGTCTTTTGAAGGCTTGCTGTACTTCTTTTTGCTACTTTTTGATGTGGTTTCCATTTTATCCCCCCATATTTTTTTTAGGTACTGATCTCGTCCCGAATAATATCTATAATACCTATATCTTATAGGGTTCTTCTTGTAATAATCCTGATGATAGTCTTCCGCTTTATAAAAAACCGATGCTTCGACTATCTCCGTTACGATCGGTTTATTATACCTTTCTGATTTACCTAAGGCCTGTTTTGATTGCTCCGCCAATAGTTTTTGTTCATCATCATGATAAAAGATTACACTTCTATACTGCGAGCCCCTATCCACAAATTGGCCGTTCGGGTCGGTCGGGTCTATTTGCCTCCAGAAAACATCGAGCAGGTCCGAATAGGTTATTTTAGAAGGGTCGTAAACGATTTGAACGGCCTCGACATGGCCCGTTCCTCCGGCAGAGACCTCTTCATATTTTGGGTTTTCCTTATGCCCGCCGGTATAGCCCGAAATAACCTCAATCACCCCATCCAGCTTCTCAAAAGGCGGCTCCATGCACCAAAAACATCCCCCGGCAAAGGTTGCTTTCTCCAGCTTGGTCTCCGCATGCACCGAGGTTTGCATGAAGAGCAGGATTAGAAATGAGAAAAAGTAGACAAAGGTTTTAGCCGACATTTCATACTCCTTCCATTAATTTCCCTATTAAGATGATAATTAAGGATTAAAGTTTCTCAAAGAGTGTGACATAAATCCTCGTAAAAGAATGACCTTATGGAATTGGTCAAATCCGGTCTAGACTGATTAATTGGGTTGTGAGGTTTAAAATCGAATTAAGGAGCTGGGTTACCGGCGATTGCCGATAACCCAGCTTAGATCTTATTAGTCTTCTATGTTTTTTCAGGGTACTTTGGTGATGGTCTCGCAGTTTGCCGCCGTATCAGCATTTTTATGGGGTCCCCCGTCGCAGGTATCATTACCCGGACCTCCATCCAAATCATCATCCTTTTTACCACCCTTTAGAGTGTCATCGTTATCTCCACCGTTAAGGTTGTCCCTGCCCAGCTGCCCTAGTATCGTATCATTTCCGCTTCCACCATCTATAGTGTCGTCACCGCGGCCACCACAGATTACGTCGTCCCCGCCAAGACCGTTTATCGTATCCCTACCGGCAAAGCCATGAATCACATCGGGCCCTTCTGTTCCGTTGATCACGTCGTTACCGGAAGTGCCCGGAATGGTCACCGGCAAGCCCATGCACTTGGCATTGGTGGGGTCGCAGGCATCGCCTATACCGTCACCGTCGGTATCCACCTGTCCGGGATTGGCAGTAGTCGGGCAGTTGTCCACGTCGCCACAAACTCCGTCCGTGTCTATATCATTCGATGCATCATTAGGACAGTCATCACAGACATCCCCTATATCGTCATTGTCGGCATCCTCCTGCCCGGAGTTGGGAGTTTCAGGACAGTTATCGTCTACATCGGGAACCCCATCGCTATCCGTATCAAAATCCGGGTCACATACATTACCGATGCCATCGTTGTCGATATCCTCCTGCAGTGGATTTGCTATCGTGGGGCAATTATCATCCACATCTAAAACGGTATCGTTATCATCATCTTCGTCGCACACATCGCCCTGACCATCCCCGTCCAGGTCGGCCTGGCCTGAGTTAGGGTCGTCAGGACAATTGTCCATTGAATCCGGCACTCCGTCTTCATCCGTATCAACAGGCGGTATGAACAAGACCTGAACTCGATGGTTATCGGTGTCGGCCACGTAAATATTTCCCGAGTCATTCACCGATATCCCCCGCGGTTCAAAGAATTCTCCATCACCAGCTCCTATAGTCCCGAATTTGAGCAGAAAATTGCCGTTTGAGTCAAATTTCTGTATGCGATTGTTCAAGGTATCTGCGACGTAGATATTGCCCTCATAGTCAACCGCTATCCCACGCGGGGTATTAAACTGACCGTCACCCGTGCCGCTAGTACCAAACTGAAGCAGGAAGTTGCCGTTAGAGTCGAATTTCTGGATACGATGGTTGTTGGTGTCCGCTACATATATGTTGCCTTCGTAATCCACCGCTAAACCACTAGGAAAGCGAAATCGCCCCGCGGCACCTCCGAAAGTGCCAAACTTTAACAGAAAGTTACCGCTCGAATCAAACTTCTGTACGCGATGA
It contains:
- a CDS encoding MoxR family ATPase, which gives rise to MTAYEHGSERDVEKVTQLARVRKDILQEISKVIVGQKNVIEHLLISLMSSGHSLFVGVPGLAKTLLVSTLSDVLNLRFNRIQFTPDLMPSDITGSEVLEHDTSTGKRFFKFIHGPIFCNILLADEINRASPKTQAALLQAMQERKVTVGGETYRLEPPFLVFATQNPIEQEGTYPLPEAELDRFMFQIDVDYPTMNEEVEIVRTTIGAYRPELRKVLDASMIFEYQDLVHRVPVSEHVAAYAVKLARATRPSEPDSPEFIKKWVSWGVGPRASQFLILGSKARAVLDGRYTPSTEDVKFLAPSVLKHRIVLNFRAEAEGMKPMDVIKEILDKVELNV
- a CDS encoding FAD-binding oxidoreductase; the protein is MIVGRENRKGAGNQVARFRKHPKRMQKSGGFLVNDIHSKLNPVLVSRIVPVDSAEAIQSIVREARQGGKTISISGGRHAMGGQQFGTDTVLIDTTKLNRVLDFDSKEGILEVEAGIKWPELIEYLHKAREGRLTKWGITQKQTGADRLSIGGAIGANIHGRGLCFKPIIQDVESLVLIDENSKLHLCSRTQNPELFRLVVGGYGLFGIIYSVRLRLTPRRKLRRVVEVIDIKELIPSFEHRIEEGFLYGDFQYNTDSDSDCFLSKGVFSCYEPVSEDTLIAEGQRSLSAEDWKRLIHLAHTNKKKAFELYSAHYLSTSGQIYWSDTHQLSTYIDDYHRLLDRQLGSKDRATEMITEIYVPRNALVSFMEDVRNDFLENNVDLVYGTIRLIEKDEESFLAWAKESYACVIFNLHVIHNAPGLERAANDFRRLIDRGIQYGGSYYLTYHKYATLRQVLSCYPNFPEFLKLKKKYDPEERFQSDWYRHYRKMFADLM
- a CDS encoding NADH-quinone oxidoreductase subunit M, with protein sequence MESLPGGILTIVTFFPLVGILLVVALSLVYKDSEEPMKIGALVVSIIEFLISIPLFTNFKLGYAGMQFEVKAPWIESLGVSYHLGIDGISLFLVLLTTFIMPITILSAWNAIHRGMREFLILMLVLETALIGTFLALDMILFFIFWEAVLIPMYFLIGIWGADRRIYAAIKFFIYTAFGSALMLIAIFYLYILHLDQFGVSSMDVMDFYKLNIPYLGIFSPQGLAFLAFFLAFAIKVPMFPLHTWLPDAHVEAPTAGSVILAGILLKMGTYGFLRFLLPLFPEATLDLLPILSVIAIIGVIYGAMVAFAQSDLKKLVAYSSVSHLGLVMLGIFVLNIQGIQGGIYQMLNHGISTGALFLIVGMIYERRHTKLMAEFGGISKVMPIFAAFFMLATLSSIGLPLLNGFVGEFLILLGVFRSSYIYSALGATGLILGAVYMLWAYQRVMFGPLDKPENKVLRDLSVREIMVLLPLAVMFFVMGIYPKPFLSRMEPTVSELIKSKFEERIAARDHPAELLDKNVAYPGKARLLDK
- the msrB gene encoding peptide-methionine (R)-S-oxide reductase MsrB encodes the protein MQTSVHAETKLEKATFAGGCFWCMEPPFEKLDGVIEVISGYTGGHKENPKYEEVSAGGTGHVEAVQIVYDPSKITYSDLLDVFWRQIDPTDPNGQFVDRGSQYRSVIFYHDDEQKLLAEQSKQALGKSERYNKPIVTEIVEASVFYKAEDYHQDYYKKNPIRYRYYRYYSGRDQYLKKIWGDKMETTSKSSKKKYSKPSKDELKKKLTPLQYQVTQEEGTERPFSNEYWNNKKEGIYVDIVSGEPLFSSLDKYDSGTGWPSFTQPLEPENVVEREDRSLFMTRTEVRSRHADSHLGHVFDDGPEPTGLRYCINSASLRFIPKEDLEKEGYGEYKKLFEK